A section of the Carassius carassius chromosome 17, fCarCar2.1, whole genome shotgun sequence genome encodes:
- the LOC132160775 gene encoding oxidative stress-responsive serine-rich protein 1-like encodes MAAVEKVGKECEEETLQTAFKKLRVDAESSTAAVRVSETLASRLVARSSPEGAKSKMSSLKDNWLGCTRKSSRGVVRSQRRRRSKSPILHPPKFTYCSKMSPPPGHLKHKTPPEPDDTCAVKNEVAFSTPCSTLCGVVSYETHLPSPKGQESPLNPRMPSDDKSAPENRPALGCGPGSQEACAGNAVPSDFQTLSKLQEADQCPCGQRECQCPGWQGVEVYSFTGLRDVISECERKLPSPQDNSSNSRTSAGTSSSPRSCSEQARAYVDDITIEDLSGYMEYYLYIPKKMSHMAEMMYT; translated from the exons ATGGCTGCTGTGGAGAAAGTAGGAAAGGAGTGTGAGGAGGAGACACTACAGACTGCTTTTAAGAAACTGCGTGTGGATGCTGAAAG TTCCACAGCCGCAGTCCGCGTCTCTGAGACTTTGGCTTCCAGATTGGTTGCTCGAAGCAGCCCAGAAGGAGCCAAATCCAAGATGAGCTCCTTGAAAGATAACTGGCTTGG aTGCACTAGAAAGTCATCAAGAGGAGTTGTGAGAAGCCAGCGACGTCGGCGATCAAAATCGCCAATCCTTCATCCTCCGAAGTTTACTTACTGCAGCAAAATGTCTCCCCCTCCTGGACACCTTAAACACAAGACCCCGCCAGAGCCCGACGACACCTGCGCTGTCAAGAACGAAGTAGCATTCTCAACTCCGTGCTCCACTCTATGTGGTGTCGTCAGCTATGAAACCCACCTCCCTTCTCCAAAGGGTCAGGAATCACCCCTCAATCCCAGAATGCCCTCGGATGACAAGAGCGCTCCTGAAAACAGGCCTGCTTTAGGATGTGGTCCGGGATCTCAGGAGGCGTGTGCAGGTAATGCTGTTCCATCTGACTTTCAAACTCTGTCCAAGTTGCAGGAGGCCGATCAGTGCCCGTGTGGCCAGCGGGAATGCCAGTGTCCAGGTTGGCAGGGGGTTGAGGTTTACTCATTCACTGGCCTTCGAGATGTGATCTCCGAATGCGAGCGGAAGCTTCCCAGCCCGCAGGACAATTCATCCAACAGCAGAACTTCCGCTGGGACGTCCAGCTCCCCTCGCTCTTGCTCCGAACAGGCCCGCGCCTACGTGGATGACATCACGATAGAGGACCTTTCCGGATACATGGAATATTACCTTTACATCCCCAAGAAGATGTCGCACATGGCTGAGATGATGTACACCTGA